In one Lolium rigidum isolate FL_2022 chromosome 3, APGP_CSIRO_Lrig_0.1, whole genome shotgun sequence genomic region, the following are encoded:
- the LOC124700788 gene encoding histone H4: MSGRGKGGKGLGKGGAKRHRKVLRDNIQGITKPAIRRLARRGGVKRISGLIYEETRGVLKIFLENVIRDAVTYTEHARRKTVTAMDVVYALKRQGRTLYGFGG, translated from the coding sequence ATGTCGGGCCgcggcaagggaggcaagggGCTGGGCAAGGGCGGCGCCAAGCGCCACAGGAAGGTCCTGCGCGACAACATCCAGGGCATCACCAAGCCAGCGATCCGGCGCCTTGCCCGCCGTGGCGGCGTGAAGCGCATCTCCGGGCTCATCTACGAGGAGACCCGCGGCGTGCTCAAGATCtttctcgagaacgtcatccgcgacgCCGTCACCTACACCGAGCACGCACGACGCAAGACCGTCACCGCCATGGACGTCGTCTACGCCCTCAAGCGCCAGGGACGCACCCTCTACGGCTTTGGAGGCTGA